One genomic window of Psychrobacillus sp. INOP01 includes the following:
- a CDS encoding DUF4179 domain-containing protein: MYEKEEEMLDKTKKRLEQVVVPEQLVNDAIQQGVLQAKAKKRNRKKTLWAFSVAAILILTFITSIRVSPTFASAISTIPGMERFVHLIQFDKGIKAIVENDYYEPIGKSQVNNNITFTVDGIIIDETGAEIFYTLEAPYSLENIDYQEVKLLNDGQELIASIGYDLPDQETANRKVDKFSFVFVDTEQFTSNNFEVQFEVEQANKTTSFHVPFTIKNEMKSGKIYTLNETVEIDGQQIEVKEIKVYPLRVAVTLEFDEQNEMKILQFEDMRIEDENGEVWSSIQNGITGFGENQNKVNTYFLQSNYFKEPKELYLKFSKVQALPKEESYLLIDFAKKEILEQPSHRKVEVLNVGSNSIEVKYHPIRENHMYSLFSQGENAKGKVVDIPTQSNRGDEEEQFSEITLDAKDIINPVKIDFIAYPDYLGGSVSIQIK; encoded by the coding sequence ATGTATGAAAAAGAAGAAGAAATGCTTGATAAAACTAAGAAAAGACTAGAACAAGTGGTTGTACCTGAACAACTCGTAAATGATGCTATTCAACAAGGGGTACTACAAGCGAAGGCCAAAAAGAGAAACCGTAAAAAAACGCTATGGGCTTTCTCAGTTGCCGCAATTCTGATACTAACCTTTATAACATCTATTCGTGTTTCACCGACATTCGCGAGTGCTATTTCTACTATTCCAGGGATGGAGCGGTTTGTGCATCTCATTCAGTTCGATAAAGGAATCAAAGCAATCGTCGAAAATGATTATTATGAGCCTATTGGTAAAAGCCAAGTCAATAATAATATAACTTTTACGGTTGATGGAATTATTATAGATGAAACAGGTGCTGAAATATTTTACACATTAGAGGCTCCTTATTCACTTGAAAATATTGATTATCAAGAGGTAAAGTTATTAAATGATGGACAGGAGCTAATAGCCTCGATTGGTTATGATCTACCAGACCAAGAAACAGCAAATAGAAAGGTAGATAAATTTAGTTTTGTTTTTGTAGATACGGAACAATTTACAAGTAATAATTTTGAAGTTCAATTTGAGGTGGAGCAAGCAAATAAAACAACGTCATTTCATGTGCCATTTACAATCAAAAATGAAATGAAGTCAGGTAAAATATATACGTTAAATGAAACCGTCGAGATAGATGGTCAACAAATAGAAGTAAAAGAAATAAAGGTATATCCACTAAGAGTGGCTGTAACTTTAGAATTTGATGAACAAAATGAAATGAAAATATTACAATTCGAGGATATGCGAATAGAGGATGAAAACGGGGAAGTATGGAGTTCCATTCAGAATGGAATAACTGGTTTTGGTGAAAATCAAAACAAAGTAAATACGTATTTTTTACAAAGTAACTATTTTAAAGAGCCTAAAGAGCTGTATTTGAAATTCTCTAAAGTGCAAGCACTCCCTAAAGAGGAAAGCTATTTGCTGATAGACTTTGCAAAAAAGGAAATCCTAGAACAACCATCCCATAGAAAAGTAGAAGTATTGAACGTTGGTAGTAATTCAATTGAAGTAAAATATCATCCAATAAGAGAAAATCACATGTATTCCTTATTTTCTCAAGGAGAAAATGCAAAAGGAAAGGTAGTTGATATACCAACGCAAAGTAACAGGGGAGACGAAGAGGAACAATTTTCTGAAATAACTTTAGATGCAAAAGATATTATTAATCCCGTGAAGATAGATTTCATCGCATATCCTGATTACTTAGGCGGCTCTGTTTCCATTCAAATAAAATAG
- a CDS encoding bifunctional diguanylate cyclase/phosphodiesterase — protein MGTVHPFTKTILSTSEDLIIVLDDTGKILNKNNAWKKMKQTNEYTLLMTENSSFIDLLESTHNYEQLDSIQKVLRGEIDEFQQEFTGSVEENHYCYLFRIYKLRLSSNRIGAIIIYSVYKKHAVANSEVTSILESMTDAFFSVDKHWNVTYINEYGKTLLSNVHPSFNYSNSESPSLIETEFYPFLQQVMLEKKTQQQEIYIPSIPTWFEVKAYPRAEGGLSVFFHHIAERKNIEKDLRSFAYYDFLTNLPNRRMTYDILQNKIKNDDPFSFFYIELNGFKLINDMYGHARGDALLVDIANFFNQIIQVDKVVARVGGDEFAIFTDEVNKEQLSIIANKLIQEFQQTSESMSVPSIPLSLCIGISRYPEDAPDTDLLFRYANLAMYASKKRNDKNFSFFERSMIVELERNVNIENELHGDLKETSIHFVVQPQFNSITNAVIGIEVLTRWIHPKYGYITPPEFIEIADNSGRIEELTKYLISEVFSKVARWIRDYGFDKPVAINITPKLLGNRKFFNDLIHFIQYYRIPPQMIDIEITENANLNTDQSILDNIAFCRKHGIRLSLDDFGTGYSKLADLVDFQIDKLKIDKYFVDKIGKETNAELILHTFMNLAKGLKCDVLAEGVETKEQVDYLNSLGLTYFQGYYFSKPISLDEFEQSYLQSN, from the coding sequence TTGGGCACAGTTCATCCTTTTACAAAAACAATATTAAGTACGTCAGAAGATTTAATCATCGTACTGGACGATACCGGAAAGATATTAAATAAGAATAATGCGTGGAAAAAGATGAAGCAAACGAACGAATATACCTTACTCATGACAGAAAACTCTAGCTTCATAGATTTATTGGAATCGACTCATAACTACGAGCAATTAGATTCTATCCAAAAGGTACTACGTGGAGAAATAGATGAATTTCAACAAGAATTTACTGGATCTGTAGAAGAAAATCATTATTGCTACTTATTTCGCATCTACAAATTGAGGCTCTCTTCGAACCGAATAGGTGCGATTATAATTTATTCGGTATATAAAAAGCATGCGGTGGCGAATTCAGAAGTAACTAGTATTTTAGAAAGTATGACAGATGCTTTCTTTTCGGTAGATAAACATTGGAATGTTACCTATATAAACGAATATGGAAAAACCTTATTAAGCAACGTGCATCCAAGCTTTAACTATTCTAATTCCGAAAGTCCATCTTTAATAGAAACGGAGTTTTACCCTTTCCTTCAACAGGTTATGTTGGAGAAAAAAACTCAACAACAGGAAATTTACATCCCCTCTATACCAACTTGGTTCGAGGTAAAAGCCTACCCAAGAGCTGAAGGAGGATTGTCTGTATTTTTTCACCATATAGCCGAAAGAAAAAATATAGAAAAAGATTTAAGAAGTTTTGCGTACTATGATTTTTTAACGAACTTACCTAATCGACGAATGACTTATGATATTCTTCAGAACAAAATAAAAAATGATGATCCTTTTTCCTTTTTTTACATAGAATTAAATGGTTTCAAGTTGATAAATGATATGTATGGTCATGCACGAGGTGACGCACTTCTTGTAGATATCGCCAATTTTTTTAACCAAATCATACAGGTTGATAAAGTAGTTGCACGTGTGGGTGGCGATGAGTTTGCTATTTTTACAGATGAAGTTAATAAGGAACAGCTAAGCATAATTGCAAATAAACTGATTCAAGAATTCCAACAAACTTCCGAGTCTATGTCAGTACCTTCTATTCCTCTAAGCCTTTGTATAGGAATTTCCCGGTATCCCGAGGATGCACCGGACACCGATTTACTATTTCGTTATGCTAATCTTGCGATGTATGCTTCAAAGAAACGAAACGACAAGAACTTCAGTTTCTTTGAACGCTCTATGATTGTGGAGTTAGAAAGAAATGTTAATATTGAAAATGAATTACACGGGGACTTAAAGGAAACATCGATTCACTTTGTCGTACAGCCTCAATTCAATTCTATAACTAATGCAGTAATTGGCATAGAGGTACTTACTCGTTGGATTCATCCAAAATACGGATATATAACACCTCCAGAGTTTATTGAAATTGCCGATAATAGTGGAAGAATTGAGGAACTAACTAAGTATTTAATAAGTGAGGTGTTTTCCAAAGTTGCTAGATGGATTAGGGATTATGGATTTGATAAGCCAGTAGCAATTAATATCACTCCCAAACTACTTGGAAATAGAAAGTTTTTTAATGATTTAATTCATTTTATCCAGTATTATAGGATTCCACCACAAATGATCGATATTGAAATTACGGAAAATGCAAATTTAAATACTGATCAAAGTATTTTAGATAATATTGCCTTTTGTCGAAAACATGGAATTCGTTTATCTCTAGATGATTTCGGAACAGGTTATTCAAAGTTAGCAGATCTTGTAGATTTTCAAATAGACAAATTGAAAATAGATAAGTATTTTGTGGACAAAATTGGTAAAGAAACAAATGCAGAGCTCATTCTGCATACATTTATGAACCTTGCCAAAGGATTAAAATGCGATGTTCTTGCAGAAGGTGTAGAAACAAAAGAGCAGGTCGATTATTTGAATAGCCTTGGTCTTACGTACTTCCAGGGTTATTACTTTTCAAAGCCTATTTCTCTCGATGAATTTGAACAGAGCTACTTACAAAGCAACTAA
- a CDS encoding DNA topoisomerase III produces the protein MAKRLVLAEKPSVARDIARVLKCDKKGNGYLEGKDYIVTWALGHLVTLADPESYDVKYKSWNLEDLPMLPEHLKLTVIKQSGKQFNAVKSQLTRGDVNEIIIATDAGREGELVARWIIAKAKVNKPIKRLWISSVTDKAIRDGFSNLKPGKAYENLYASAVARSEADWYIGLNASRALTTKFNAQLNCGRVQTPVVAIIAKREGEIKHFKAQTYYGIEAQTIDKLKLTWQDAKGNSRSFDKDKIGVIVKKLGNANATVTEIERKPKKTFSPGLYDLTELQRDANKIFGYSAKDTLNIMQKLYEQHKVLTYPRTDSRYISTDIVGTLPERLKACGIGEYRSLTNKILKRPLKASKTFVDDSKVSDHHAIIPTEGYVNFSAFNDKERKIYDLVVKRFLAVLFPAFEYEQLTLRAKISDENFIASGKTILSSGWKEVYENHFEDDDTTEGLKEQILPHIEKGNTLNVTLIAQTSGQTKPPARFNEATLLSAMENPSKFMETQNKNLAETLKSTGGLGTVATRADIIEKLFNSFLMEKKGKDIYLTSKGKQLLDLVPEELKSPTLTAKWEQKLEAIANGKLKKEVFISEMKNYTKEIVSEIKGSDKKFKHDNISTKSCPDCGKPMLEVNGKKGKMLVCQDRECGHRKNVARVTNARCPQCKKKLELRGEGDGQIFVCKCGHREKLSAFEARRKKEGGGKVDKKSVQKYLKQQDKEEEPVNNAFADLLKGMKFD, from the coding sequence ATGGCAAAACGATTAGTACTAGCAGAGAAACCATCTGTTGCACGTGATATTGCGCGTGTACTTAAATGTGATAAAAAAGGAAATGGGTATTTAGAAGGCAAAGACTATATTGTTACTTGGGCTTTAGGGCATCTTGTAACATTAGCTGATCCAGAAAGTTATGATGTGAAATATAAATCGTGGAATTTAGAAGATTTACCTATGCTACCGGAACATCTTAAACTTACCGTTATTAAACAATCAGGGAAGCAATTCAATGCTGTAAAATCTCAACTTACTCGTGGAGACGTTAATGAGATTATTATTGCAACTGACGCCGGACGTGAGGGTGAATTAGTAGCAAGATGGATTATTGCTAAAGCAAAAGTAAATAAACCAATAAAACGTCTATGGATTTCATCAGTAACGGATAAAGCGATTAGAGATGGCTTTTCTAACTTAAAACCGGGTAAAGCATATGAAAACCTATACGCTTCAGCAGTAGCTCGTTCCGAGGCAGATTGGTATATAGGCCTAAATGCAAGTCGAGCATTAACTACAAAGTTCAATGCGCAGCTAAACTGTGGAAGAGTACAAACGCCAGTTGTTGCTATTATTGCTAAGCGTGAGGGAGAAATTAAGCACTTCAAAGCACAAACTTATTACGGCATAGAAGCACAAACTATAGATAAGCTAAAGCTTACTTGGCAAGATGCTAAAGGAAATAGTAGGAGCTTCGATAAAGACAAAATTGGTGTGATTGTAAAGAAACTTGGCAATGCTAATGCCACAGTAACGGAAATTGAAAGAAAACCGAAAAAAACATTTTCACCTGGACTATATGATTTAACGGAACTTCAACGCGATGCCAATAAAATCTTTGGTTATTCTGCAAAAGATACATTAAATATTATGCAAAAGCTGTATGAACAGCACAAAGTATTAACGTATCCACGTACAGATTCACGTTACATCTCCACAGACATTGTTGGAACACTTCCTGAACGACTTAAAGCATGTGGTATAGGAGAATATCGCTCGCTAACTAATAAGATTTTAAAGAGACCTTTAAAAGCTTCGAAAACGTTTGTTGATGATAGCAAAGTCAGTGATCATCATGCGATTATTCCAACTGAAGGCTATGTAAATTTCTCAGCTTTCAATGATAAAGAACGAAAAATTTACGATTTAGTAGTAAAACGTTTTTTAGCGGTATTATTCCCAGCATTTGAATATGAGCAACTAACACTTCGTGCAAAAATCAGTGATGAAAACTTTATTGCTAGTGGGAAAACAATCTTATCCAGTGGTTGGAAAGAAGTATATGAAAATCACTTCGAAGATGATGACACTACGGAAGGCTTGAAGGAACAAATTTTACCTCATATTGAAAAGGGAAATACTTTAAACGTAACATTAATTGCACAAACTTCAGGACAAACAAAGCCACCTGCACGTTTTAATGAAGCAACATTACTATCTGCAATGGAAAATCCTTCGAAGTTTATGGAAACCCAAAACAAAAATCTTGCAGAAACATTAAAATCCACTGGTGGATTAGGTACTGTGGCAACACGTGCAGACATTATCGAAAAGTTATTCAATTCATTCTTGATGGAGAAGAAAGGAAAAGATATATACCTAACTTCAAAAGGAAAGCAGCTACTCGATTTAGTACCGGAAGAATTAAAGTCTCCTACACTCACGGCTAAGTGGGAGCAAAAGCTGGAAGCAATTGCTAATGGTAAACTGAAAAAAGAAGTATTTATCTCAGAAATGAAAAACTACACCAAAGAAATCGTATCAGAGATTAAAGGCAGTGATAAAAAATTCAAGCATGATAACATATCCACGAAATCTTGCCCAGACTGTGGAAAACCAATGCTTGAAGTGAACGGTAAAAAAGGCAAAATGCTTGTTTGCCAAGATCGGGAATGTGGTCATCGTAAAAACGTAGCACGTGTTACAAATGCCCGTTGCCCACAATGTAAAAAGAAGTTAGAACTACGTGGGGAAGGCGATGGTCAAATTTTTGTATGTAAATGTGGTCATCGAGAGAAATTATCAGCGTTCGAAGCCCGCCGTAAAAAAGAAGGTGGCGGTAAAGTAGATAAAAAATCTGTTCAGAAGTATTTGAAACAGCAAGATAAAGAAGAGGAACCGGTTAATAATGCATTTGCGGATTTATTAAAAGGTATGAAGTTTGATTAA
- a CDS encoding response regulator transcription factor has protein sequence MKKILIIEDEFAISQVLKAYLKKVQYEVVQCYTGGEAMTIFESEMPDLVLLDVMLPQKNGWTILKEIRANSSCPVIMLTALGDVNYRLEGFDKGADDYITKPFIADEVVARVKAVLRRALSETDTTFKSFGQLEIDFLGHSVRIKGKEIVLTPRDLSVLLFLAEHPNQTFTRDQLIEHIWGWEYEGSDRAVDLAVKRLRKALSNWPEEEGEIKTLRGLGYQFNVRKK, from the coding sequence TTGAAAAAAATATTAATAATTGAAGATGAATTTGCTATTAGCCAAGTATTAAAGGCTTATTTGAAAAAGGTTCAGTATGAGGTCGTTCAGTGCTATACAGGTGGAGAAGCAATGACTATTTTTGAAAGTGAAATGCCAGACCTTGTTTTATTAGATGTGATGCTTCCTCAGAAAAATGGGTGGACTATTTTGAAGGAAATTCGAGCAAATAGCAGCTGCCCGGTCATTATGTTAACAGCTTTAGGTGATGTGAATTATCGCTTGGAAGGTTTTGACAAGGGAGCAGATGATTATATAACTAAACCATTTATAGCAGACGAGGTAGTTGCTAGAGTTAAGGCTGTTTTACGACGAGCATTGAGTGAAACGGATACTACATTTAAATCCTTTGGTCAGCTAGAAATTGATTTTCTAGGACATTCGGTGCGGATAAAAGGAAAAGAGATAGTCCTAACACCACGAGATTTATCTGTCTTGTTATTCTTAGCTGAGCATCCCAATCAAACATTTACTAGGGATCAATTAATCGAACATATATGGGGATGGGAATACGAAGGCAGTGATCGAGCAGTAGATTTAGCAGTAAAACGACTGCGTAAGGCACTTTCTAATTGGCCGGAAGAGGAAGGCGAGATCAAAACATTACGTGGATTGGGGTATCAATTTAATGTTCGTAAAAAATAA
- a CDS encoding HAMP domain-containing sensor histidine kinase, whose amino-acid sequence MFVKNKRITLLSYWTSRYVLTLCIGLILISFISALWIRHTTLENRLGMMEFMADEMVYRITNEDAPDFFPNDKMNDVVKTREPFGIRDIDPIMYVVRATGEVISSNRPYEQSRTFSELIDGEEGVVTFHSESKKIEYYLVKRKIEVDGELLGWVLMVESKDNLIKVDQEYGQLAILILGLAILGWIAIYFLSKRLARPIKQVAKAAKQVQDGNYEIDLPDYIKEKEVYELVSSFKEMASRLEQLEATRTELLAGVTHELKTPVTSISGLLQAVKDGVVSEQDADEFISMALVETTKMKTMVGDLLAFNSFAVNAVPINLTSINIDQFIREVSAQWEAIQEHENVKLYIHLLQKETTISADIVRAQQILTNLLTNAQQAIQGVGNITISLSETDHFVSIQVQDTGRGITEEDRPYIFERFFRGENKKYETRGLGLGLPLSKMMAQSMGGDLSLISSGEKGTCFELQLKKAVNDLR is encoded by the coding sequence ATGTTCGTAAAAAATAAGAGAATAACTTTATTATCCTACTGGACTAGCCGGTACGTTCTAACCTTATGTATTGGTCTTATATTGATATCTTTTATATCAGCACTTTGGATTCGTCATACAACTTTGGAAAATCGTTTAGGGATGATGGAGTTTATGGCAGATGAAATGGTCTATCGTATAACAAATGAGGATGCTCCTGACTTTTTTCCTAACGACAAGATGAATGACGTCGTCAAAACTAGAGAACCATTCGGTATTCGTGATATTGACCCAATAATGTATGTAGTGAGGGCAACTGGTGAAGTAATCTCAAGTAATCGACCATATGAGCAAAGTCGGACTTTCTCTGAGCTTATCGATGGCGAAGAGGGAGTTGTCACATTCCATTCAGAAAGTAAGAAAATAGAATACTATCTAGTAAAACGAAAGATTGAAGTTGATGGAGAACTGCTAGGATGGGTATTAATGGTCGAATCCAAAGATAATTTAATAAAGGTCGACCAAGAATATGGCCAGCTAGCAATTCTCATTCTGGGACTCGCTATTCTAGGGTGGATAGCAATTTACTTCCTATCTAAACGATTAGCTCGCCCTATTAAACAAGTGGCAAAAGCGGCAAAGCAGGTTCAAGATGGTAACTATGAAATTGACTTGCCAGATTATATAAAAGAAAAAGAAGTATATGAGCTAGTTTCTTCATTCAAGGAAATGGCAAGTAGGTTAGAACAATTGGAGGCTACCCGTACAGAGCTACTTGCTGGTGTGACTCATGAACTAAAAACACCGGTTACTTCGATTAGTGGCTTGTTGCAAGCAGTCAAAGATGGAGTGGTTTCTGAGCAGGATGCCGATGAATTTATATCAATGGCACTTGTGGAAACAACGAAGATGAAGACAATGGTCGGCGATTTACTAGCTTTTAATTCATTTGCTGTAAATGCAGTTCCTATTAATTTAACTTCCATTAATATAGATCAATTTATCCGAGAAGTGTCTGCTCAGTGGGAAGCTATTCAGGAGCATGAAAATGTGAAGCTATACATTCACTTGCTTCAAAAAGAAACTACTATTTCAGCAGATATCGTAAGGGCTCAACAGATCTTGACAAACCTATTAACCAATGCACAGCAAGCAATTCAAGGAGTAGGTAACATAACGATTTCTCTATCAGAAACTGATCACTTTGTCTCCATCCAAGTACAAGATACTGGGAGAGGCATAACTGAGGAAGATCGTCCCTATATATTTGAACGATTTTTTAGAGGAGAAAATAAAAAATACGAAACACGTGGTCTTGGCCTAGGATTACCATTAAGTAAAATGATGGCGCAGTCGATGGGGGGGGACCTAAGTTTAATAAGTAGCGGTGAAAAAGGGACATGTTTTGAATTGCAGCTAAAAAAGGCGGTTAACGATCTTCGTTGA
- a CDS encoding peptidylprolyl isomerase yields the protein MNKFNKRKTLKVFALPIALTALLVGCSDENINESVATVGGEKITQKELNEATLKQYGSTVLDTLISNKVIQLEAEKEGITVSDDEIQEEIDQLIEMYGGEEAFQQVIASNNIDEDGLEDDIETYELTSKLMALTIDITDEEITTYFEENKESFNQAEEVEASHILVEDETTAKEVLEKLKADGDFAELAMEYSTDTASSADGGSLGSFGKGEMVTEFEDAAFAMGVDEISEPIQSEHGYHIIKVTGKTEAKEVTLEDVKDEVYNTLLETRINEEYSAWITEKMSEYEIETTLGE from the coding sequence ATGAACAAATTTAATAAGAGAAAAACATTGAAAGTTTTTGCACTACCTATAGCGCTAACCGCATTGTTAGTAGGATGTTCAGATGAAAATATAAATGAAAGTGTAGCAACTGTGGGGGGAGAAAAGATAACACAAAAAGAATTGAATGAAGCTACTTTAAAACAATACGGATCAACTGTGCTAGACACATTAATATCAAATAAAGTGATCCAATTAGAAGCGGAAAAAGAAGGGATAACAGTATCCGATGATGAGATTCAAGAAGAAATAGACCAATTAATAGAAATGTATGGTGGAGAAGAGGCATTCCAACAGGTGATTGCTTCTAATAACATAGATGAGGATGGCTTAGAAGATGATATTGAAACCTATGAGCTGACCTCTAAGCTAATGGCATTAACAATTGATATTACAGATGAAGAAATAACTACTTACTTCGAAGAAAACAAAGAATCATTCAATCAAGCTGAAGAAGTAGAAGCAAGCCACATCTTAGTAGAGGATGAAACAACAGCAAAGGAAGTTCTAGAAAAATTAAAAGCTGATGGTGATTTTGCGGAATTGGCAATGGAATATTCAACGGATACTGCTTCTAGTGCAGATGGAGGTAGCTTAGGTTCATTTGGTAAAGGGGAAATGGTTACTGAATTTGAGGATGCTGCATTTGCAATGGGAGTAGATGAAATCAGCGAACCAATACAATCCGAGCATGGTTACCATATCATTAAGGTGACTGGTAAGACAGAAGCGAAGGAAGTCACTTTAGAAGATGTCAAGGATGAAGTATATAATACGCTATTGGAAACACGCATTAATGAAGAATATTCTGCATGGATTACAGAGAAAATGTCCGAATATGAAATTGAAACTACTTTAGGTGAATGA
- a CDS encoding BlaI/MecI/CopY family transcriptional regulator: MLIRKFKINESGLNRFFGPLEAKIMDILWNDVEMSIKDVQQVLDKEKMTNFNTVMTVMNRLVDKGILQKRAEGRSSLYKPVQSRVEFLSEQSKEMTNELMDEFGNVVVSHMLDALEDVDDDLVAKLEQKIKELKKDM, from the coding sequence ATGTTGATTCGAAAATTTAAAATTAACGAAAGTGGATTGAACCGTTTTTTTGGCCCTCTTGAAGCGAAAATTATGGATATTCTATGGAATGACGTGGAAATGTCGATAAAAGATGTTCAGCAAGTTTTGGATAAGGAAAAGATGACTAATTTTAATACCGTTATGACGGTTATGAACCGATTAGTTGATAAAGGGATTCTTCAAAAACGTGCAGAAGGTAGATCATCTCTCTATAAACCAGTTCAGTCACGAGTAGAGTTTTTAAGTGAACAGTCAAAGGAAATGACAAATGAATTAATGGATGAATTCGGAAACGTTGTTGTCAGTCATATGTTAGATGCTCTGGAAGATGTAGATGATGATCTTGTTGCAAAGCTTGAGCAAAAAATTAAAGAATTGAAAAAGGATATGTAG
- a CDS encoding M56 family metallopeptidase, protein MSKRQSSFIFFLSLFISGTIFIQMALYVLSLLAGWNVKFNIVEVCHSWMKAIGLSSLEYALDALVIYTLLFSIWHIGSQFFYASRLKNHIEQYKDNLLTNNMNQTYGSRKKDFIIVSNPAPIAITMGFICPRIVISTGLISLLTDDELKAVISHEIYHKDNRDPLKIFLLSLCASTIRYIPILKWFNHQYRIIQEVLADEYAIRIQETSVNLGSALLKMLKVGNQKKMPFAYASFADTSVNYRIEYMLDPLKDVQWKVPFKKAFLSLAIFILICVFFIYALA, encoded by the coding sequence ATGTCTAAACGTCAATCATCTTTCATATTTTTCTTGTCACTTTTTATTTCGGGAACAATTTTTATTCAAATGGCTTTATATGTCCTATCTCTGTTAGCAGGCTGGAACGTTAAATTTAATATTGTCGAAGTTTGTCATAGTTGGATGAAAGCAATCGGATTGTCTTCACTTGAATATGCTCTTGATGCACTCGTAATCTATACGCTCTTATTTTCTATTTGGCATATAGGATCTCAATTTTTCTATGCTTCACGCTTGAAAAATCATATTGAGCAATATAAAGATAATTTGCTTACGAACAACATGAACCAAACATATGGTAGTAGGAAAAAAGATTTTATCATCGTTTCGAATCCTGCACCTATAGCAATAACAATGGGATTCATTTGTCCTAGAATTGTTATATCGACTGGGTTGATAAGCTTACTAACGGATGATGAGTTAAAAGCTGTCATTTCTCATGAGATATATCATAAGGATAATCGTGATCCACTAAAAATATTTTTGCTTTCACTTTGCGCATCCACAATTAGGTATATCCCGATTCTAAAGTGGTTCAATCATCAATATAGAATCATTCAGGAAGTATTGGCAGATGAATATGCCATTAGGATACAGGAGACATCTGTGAACTTGGGTAGTGCATTATTGAAAATGCTGAAGGTTGGCAATCAAAAAAAAATGCCATTTGCTTATGCATCGTTTGCGGACACATCTGTAAATTACCGGATTGAGTATATGTTAGATCCATTAAAGGATGTTCAGTGGAAGGTTCCATTTAAAAAAGCATTTTTGTCATTGGCAATATTTATTTTAATATGTGTATTTTTTATTTACGCTCTTGCGTAA
- a CDS encoding thioredoxin domain-containing protein has protein sequence MFYLSKKLFWFIGVVAVCLIAIVMLTNAKEDAVVIDYEGQPFLGEESAPVEIVEFGDYKCPHCGEFNSTLLPMINQELVETGKAKFYFMNYSFIAADSTTSAQFGETVYQELGNERFWEFHHLLFANQTNESGQENLMSEEFLSTVLAEVATQEEVEKVKHAFSEGKAKDAWDKDMSTANNLGVNSTPTIYIGGKEFTGQTMDDFVEMVDESTDGK, from the coding sequence GTGTTTTATTTGTCTAAGAAATTATTTTGGTTCATCGGTGTAGTGGCAGTATGTCTTATTGCCATAGTTATGTTAACGAATGCTAAAGAAGATGCAGTAGTAATAGATTACGAGGGGCAACCATTTCTAGGAGAAGAGTCTGCACCAGTTGAGATAGTTGAATTTGGTGATTATAAATGTCCACACTGTGGGGAGTTTAATAGCACACTCCTTCCAATGATTAATCAGGAATTAGTGGAAACAGGGAAAGCGAAATTTTACTTTATGAATTATTCGTTTATCGCAGCGGATTCAACGACGTCGGCTCAATTTGGAGAAACGGTTTACCAGGAACTAGGTAATGAAAGATTTTGGGAGTTCCATCATCTCCTGTTCGCAAACCAAACAAACGAATCTGGACAAGAAAATTTGATGTCAGAGGAGTTTTTGAGTACGGTTTTAGCAGAAGTTGCAACTCAGGAAGAAGTTGAAAAAGTGAAGCATGCTTTCAGTGAAGGTAAAGCGAAGGATGCTTGGGATAAAGATATGAGTACGGCAAATAATCTAGGTGTCAATTCGACGCCAACAATTTATATTGGTGGTAAAGAATTTACCGGACAAACAATGGATGATTTTGTGGAAATGGTAGATGAGTCAACAGATGGTAAATAA